Genomic window (Fibrobacter sp. UWH6):
TAACACTTATTATACTCTGTTTGGGAATTTCTACCTGTCATCAGCGAGTTATCTCCAATTCCGTTGAGGGAAATCTGGAAGATATGCAGCTGAAAGCCCTGGCCTATATCGATGCCCAGAAAGCCTATTTTGGCAAGAATAAGACTATTGGAGGTCCGGCTGCCTTAAAAATGACAGATTCCCTGTCTACAGACGCATTTGACATGAAGGTAACTGCAACCCGTTTTAGTGCCGTATCTAAAATACCCCTGGGAGAATGTCCGGCAGGGAGCCGTTGGCAGGTTGCGGCCAGCACAAAAGGTGTTTTTAACGTGGAATTATCCCTTTATCGAGGGGTTCCCAAGGACACAAATTGTGTAAAATTGACTCCGGATTTCAAAAATTTAGGACGAAAATCACGCTAAAATTCATTTTTTTCTTCATTCATACGCCAAAATGGCCCATTCATGCACCTCGCAGCCTTTTTGGGGATTTTTTGAAGAAAGATTTTTGTATCTTTGTGCCAAAAAAAAATTAAACCATAAAAAAAGAGAGGATTAGCATGGCTAATGAAGAAGTTAAGAGCAAGTTGAAGGCATTCTTTATGTCTGATCTGGGTGTGGATGGTGACGTTCTGAACTATGACACCCCGCTTTTCGGTGAAGAAATCGGCCTGGATTCCGTCGACTCCCTGGAAATCATCTCCTTCGTTGACAGCACCTTTGGTGTTTCTATGACTGGCGTGGGTAAGGAACCCTTCCAGAGCATAGATACCATTGCTGACTTTATTGAATCCCACAAGTAATTCAATCTGATTTTCGGATTTATCTTTTATGACTTCTAATGACTGCCGCTGTGTCGTTACCGGTCTTGGCGTTATTTGTGCCATCGGTAACAATGTTGAAGAAACTTGGAAAAATGCCCTAAATTCTGTTTCGGGTATTCATAAGACCACCTCTGTAGATACCAAGAACTGCTATGCAGATCTTGCCGCAGAAGTGAATTGCGACTCCCTGGATGCAATTGATGCTCCCGAAGAAAAGGATCGCGCCTCCAAACTTTGCATTAAGGCGGCAAATGAAGCTCTAAAAGATGCCAATCTCGGAAATTTTGGCGACGACCAGCGTGTCGCCGTGATCATCGGTAGCTGCGTGGGTGGTGTCATTAGCGTGGAACATTACCACCAGAATGGCCGCCCGGCTGCTGATATTCCCAAGATGCCCATCGCTTCCATCGCATCCCAGGTTGCTGAAACTTGTGGAGCTGGCGGCATCGTGACCAACGTGGCAAATGCATGTGCTGCAGGTACCATCTCTATCGCCCTGGCTTGCGACTTGATTCGTGCCGGTCGTGCCGACGTGGTGATCGCAGGTGGTGCAGATTCCTTTGCCGCAGTGCCTTATTCCGGCTTCCTTTCGCTCCACGCACTTGACGAAAACGGTTGCTCTCCCTTTAACCATTGTAATGGTATTACTCTGGGTGAAGGCGCCGGCATCGTAGTTGTGGAATCTTACGAACATGCCCAGAAGCGCGGTGCCAAGCAGTATTGCGAAGTGCTGGGTTCTGGCGTGACAAGTGACGCTCATCACATTACCGCCCCCCGTGAAGATGGCCTGTGCCTGACCGAAGCCATGAGTCGCGCTGTCAAGAATTCTGGTATCAAGAAGTCTGACATTGGCTATCTGAATGCCCATGGTACTGGTACCGGCAAGAATGATAATGCCGAAATCAACGCCTTTGGCAAGTTCTTTGCCGAAGAAAATCCCACTATTAGTGTAAGTTCTACCAAGGTGATGACTGGTCATTGCCTGGGTGCCGCAGGTGCTATCGAAGCCGTCTTTAGCATCAAGGCTCTTACCACAAATACCGTTCTTCCCACACTCCATTATACTGCCGAAGATTCTGAAGCCCTCAAGGCCAAGGTCGGTCAGATGGACTTTGTGCAGAACACCCCCAAGTCCAAGGAACTGAACTGCGTTATGAGCAATAACGTGGCATTCGGTGGCACCAACGCAAGCATTGTCTTTAGTAAGATGGCTGGCGATGTAGTAAAGCAGCCGGCAAAGGGCAAGAAGATTGCCGTTACCGGTATCGGTATCGTAAGCCCCCTGGGTAATTCCAAGCAGGCTTACCTGGATGCTGTCAAGAACGATGCCAAGCCCGAAAGTGCCTCTGTCCATTCCACCATCACCAACGATGACTACAAGGAATTGGGAATCAAGATGGCATTCTACCGCAAGTTGGATAATCTGGGTCAACTCCAGACCGTTTCCGGCATGCGCGCTCTCCAGGACGCAAACTTCTCCGTTACCGATGACAATGCCAAGGACGTGGGCATTATCGTAGGTACCAGCGAAGGTGGCCTGGGTGCAACTTATGATTTTGAAGAATTGATTGCGGAACAGGGCAATGCCAACGGCAGTGCTTTCAAGTTCCCCCATACCGTTTACAATGCTGCAGGTGGTTACCTTTCCATCTGCTCCGGCATCAAGGGCTACGGCGTGACCATTACGACGGGTCCTGTTTCTGGTCTCGATAGCATCGGATACTCCATGAGCGTTATTTATGACGGTCAGGAAAGCGCCATGATGGCTACCGGTTCCGACGAAAACCTGCCCATTATTACTGAATTTGCCCAGAAGTTGAATGTGGCCGCCGATAAGGTCGTGGCTCCCTTCGACGACGCAGAAGGTTTCGTGGTTGGCGACGGTTCCGTTTCTATTATGATGGAAACTGAGGAATATGCCAAGGCTCGCGACGCCAAGGTTTACTGCTACGCCCTGGGTTACGGCAATGGCCGTAAGAACGTGAAGTTCGGTAAGGTTGCCGGTTCTGGCGAAGCTTTGGACAACGCCATTAACGATGCCCTTAAGGATGCTGGCCTCACTGTGGCTGACATTGACGCCGTTTGCGGTTTTGCCGACGGTTTCAAGACAGTGGATGACATTGAAAAGGAATCCCTGGCCCGCGTATTTGGCGATAAGCTGGAAACTCTTCCCCTGTTCGAAGTGAAGGAACGCGTTGGCGAAGGCCGTGCCGCTTCTGCCACTTTGGCTGCCGCCGAAGCCGCCCTGCTGCTTTCTGGCGAAATGGAAAGCGACAATGCCTACTTCGTGGCCAAGGACGGATCCGTTTCCAGGAAGAACGTTGACGCAGCTGGTCTTAAGAAGATTTTGGTGGTTGCCTTTGCTACAGGCGGTTCCTATAGCGCCGTAGTATTCGGTAAGTAATTTACTTGAGAAGGAGATATTGATGAAGGTTGCGATTGTTACAGGTGCATCGAAAGGTATCGGTAAGGCTTGCGCCCTGCGCTTGGCCCGCGATGGTTTCACCGTTGTGGTGAACTACTCCAGTTCCGACGAAGCTGCTGCCGAAACCCTTGACTTGATCAAGGCCGAAGGTGGCGACGGCATGGTGTATAAGGCTAACGTTGCCGATCTGGCCCAGGTAAAGGCCATGGTCCGTGATGTGTTTAAGGCTTATGGCCGCATCGATGTGCTTGTGAACAATGCCGGTATCGTCCGCGATCAGTACCTGCTTGAAATCAGCCAGGAAACCCTGGACAAGTGCTTCGACCTGAACGTGAAGGGCTACCTTTACTGCGCTCAGACTGTGGGCCTCAAGATGTTCAAGCAGAAGTCCGGCGTCATCATCAATATGTCTTCGGTCAGCTCCAAGTTCGCCTTGCCCGGCCAGAGCGTCTATAGTGCCACCAAGGGTGCAGTAAACTCCATGACCCAGACTCTTGCCAAGGAACTGGGTGGCTGGGGCATTCGCGTGAATGCCATTGCTCCGGGCTTTATCGCTACCGACATGATCGAGGCCATTCCCGAAGAAACCCGCGAAGGTTACCTCAAGAATATCCCCCTGAAGCGTTTTGGTACCCCCGAAGACGTGGCCAACATGGTTTCGGCTCTTGCTTCTGACCAGTTCTCCTATGTAACCGGCCAGGTATTTGTGCTGGATGGAGGTCTCTCTCTATGAGTTCCATGAATATTTTTGAAATTAGCGAAAAGATCGCCCAGCGTCCGCCTTTCCAGATGATCGAGAAGGTGACGGAACTGGTTCCCAACGAATCTGCTGTGGGCATCAAGAACGTTAGCGTCAATGAACCCTACTTCATGGGTCATTTCCCGGGCACCCCCATTATGCCGGGTGTGCTTATTGTGGAATCCTGCGCTCAGCTCTGCTCCCTGGTGATTGAAAAAAAGCCCGAAGATCTGGATGACAAGCTGTATGTGTTGCTGAAGATTGACGGTTTCAAGTTCGTGAAGCCTGTGATTCCCGGCGACCAGCTTGAAATTGCCGTGAACAAGACCAAGGGTGGTGGCATTATTGTTGGCTTTGACTGTGTGGTCAAGGTAAACGGAAATCTTCACGCCAAGGGCAGTCTTACCTTTACCACCATTCCCAAGGACTCCTTGGGTAAGTAGGTCTGGAATTGAAACGCATCCTAAAGTTGTTGGCGGAACCGTTTATGCAGCTTGCTGTATGGACGGTCATCTACTCGGTTCGAGCATACTTCTTTATTGTATTCCGCCCCAAGGTTACTTTTACCGATCCTTCGGTTCAATCTTATAAGTTCAAAGAACCGCGAATCATTATCGCGAACCATTGTTCTCCTTGCGACCCGATCATGCTCCTTTCACTGATTTTCAAGAACAGGAACATCGTGGTGGCCAAGGACTGGTTCGAGATGAAGTGCTTCCACTGGATTTTGACCCGCGTCCATGTGATTCCCTGTGACCGCTACAATCTGGACACAGAATGGGCCTTGATCGCCAAGAAAAACCTGGAAGCCGGTAAGTCCGTCATTATTTTCCCCGAAGGCAAGTGCCGCGAAGATGGCTTGATGAACGAATTCAAGTCGGGCTTTGCATTCCTGGCCCGCAGCACAGGCGTGCCTGTTGTGTGCGTCGGTCATGACGGTACTTATAAGCGTGGGCATCGCACTGCGCTGGTCTTTGGCGGAGAAGAAAAGATTGAACGTGTGAAGGGAATTCCTTCTTCCCAGCACCTGGCAGAACGCAGCGAATACTTCCGTCAGAAGGTCTGGAAGCTGAAGCAGCAGGCTCAGGGAAGGAACGTAAACGAAATCCTGCCGCCCCCCGAAGAAACGCCTGAAGAAGTGACAGCAGAAAATGCGGCTAAAAATGCAGAGGTGTCAAAGTGAAGTTCGGTCTTGTTCTAGAAGGCGGTTCCCGTCAGACTATGTTCAGCGCCGGTGTGCTTGACACCTGGATGGACGAAGGCATAGATTGCTTTTCTTACGTGGCTGGAGTTTCGGCCGGCGCCCACGCCGCTTTAAACTACATCACCCGCCAGCAGGGCCGTTTGCGCTTTATCATGCTGCCTACCCGTCTGCAGAATGGTCATAAGTGGGCTAACAAATATATTGGCATCCACAAGGAATACTACGCCTTGAATTACGATGCCGCCGACGGCAAGATGCCTCTGGATTTCGAAGCCTATTCCAATTCGAAAATCGAGTGCGAAATTGGCTTGACTTGCTGCGAAACCGGCCGTGCAGAATTCATGTCCGAAAAGAACGACAAGAAGCGCTTGCTGGATTTGATCAGTGCCAGCTGTGCCTTGCCTATGCTTTTCCCCATGGCGCCCATTGGCGATAAGCATTACGCCGACGGATGCATTACGGTGCCGGTTCCTTTTGAACGAGCCTTCGAAAAAGGTTGCGACAAGGTGGTGGCCCTTTCGACCCATTACCCTGGCGAGGCGGTAACGGATTTCCGCAAGTATCGTGCTGTGCTGAACCCGATGTATAAGCGCAAGTATCCCGACTTGTTCCGCGCCCTGATGGTTCGCCTGAAGCGTTACGACAGGATGTTCCTGGAAATGGAAAAGCTTGAAAAGCAGGGCAAGCTATTCCTGATTCGCCCCGAAATCGACTTGTGCGACCAGTTTGATTGCGACATGGGAAAGATGAACGAATCTTACGACCATGGTGTTGAATACGCCAAGCGCCGCATGGATGAGCTGAAAGCATTTTTACAAATCTGATTGTGCAAAAAAGTTAGAAGTTTTAAATTCGCTACCTCATAAACATTAGGAATAGAAAAGTGTCCGATAAGAAGAAAGTGCTTGTAATGGTGGCTAGCCCCAAGAATGAACGGAGCGGAACCCTTATCCCCACCAATGCCTTTGTGGAAGGTATTCTGGAAGGTGGCGAATTTGAAAGTGAATACATCTATATCGACCGCATGAACATCAAGCCCTGCCGCGGTTGCCTCAGTTGCTGGGGCCGCCCCGATGGCAGCTGCTTTATGAAGGACGATGATGTTCCCATGATCCGCAAGAAGTTGGAAGAGGCTGACATCGTCATCTGGAGTTTCCCCCTTTACCTGTTTGGGGTACCCGGCCAGATGAAGTGCCTGATGGACCGCATCGTAGGCATGGTCCACCCGTATATGGGCCAGCGACTCAACGAGCCCGGCGCCATGGACAGGCCCATGCACGGTCTGCAGAACCAGAAGCCCGGCCAGAAGATCATCTTGCTTTCGAGCTGTGCCTGGTGCGATCTGGATGTTGTTTATGAACCCATCATCAAACAGTTCAACATCATTCTGGGTGCTGATGGTTACACCCTGGTGGCTTGCCCTCAGATGCGCGCACTGCACCATCGTGGCGGCGAACGTCGCCTGAACATGCTTCGAGCCAAGTACAAGAAGGGCGGTCTGGAACTGGCAAAGACTGGTGCCCTTTCCAAGGAAACCATCGACTTGCTGCAAAAGCCCATGTTCAGTGAAGAAGTCTACAAGGAACTGGTGGTGCAGTTTGTGACCCACATGTTCGATCGCGACGACAACTTCTAGAAAAATTCCGCTTTATGAATCGTTCATGTCCCGCTTTAAAAGGCGGGATTTTTTACACGGATTTAAACACAATTAGCGCTTGTCGCCCCGAGGTCCAGGCCCTTTTTTTAGTTAAGAATTTATATTCCAAAGTAGGCCAATTAGGGATGATTGGTTATTAAGGAGTGTTTATGATTGGATTTAAATCGCTGGCGGTAACCGCTAGCCTTATAAGTTTCGTTGGAGTGGGGACCGCCTTCTCGGCCGTTACCTGGAAACCGGTTTGTGCATCGGCGGGTCACACACTTTTGGCAAGCTCAGACCATTTTGAAATCTGCAAGAAGGCGACTCACGACGATGGCTCCGCCAACAATGCCACCTTGGATAATTCCACTGCGCAGAACGCCTTGAACACTCTGGAGCACATTTTCTCGGTTTACCACGATTCCGCAAAGTGGATGTACCCCCAGCCCAGCAACGCCAATGAAAAACTGAAGAGTGTGGCCTACCTTTTCGAGGATTCCAAGATGGCGGCCCTTTACGGCGGCGGCAACACGGAAGCCTGCGTGAAGAACGGGGCAGGGAAGGACGAATGTTCCCCGGGTCTCTGGCTAGGTTCTGGAGCCTTCAAGGACCTGTGGGGCCTGGCACACGAATACGCCCACGGCCTGCAGAGCGTTGCCGGATGGATGGGTTCCAACGCCACCGCCGGCTGGATCTGCGAATCCCACGCCAACTGGATGGCCCATCAGGTGAACCCCACTGACGCCCACTACTGTTCCGAGGCGCTGATCAACTTTCCGTACTTGTATTATGGAAGTTCCCGCGACCGCTATTGCAACTGGCAGTTCATGGAACATCTGAAAGAGGAATTTGGCGGAGGCTGGAAAGGCGTGCAGATGGTGAACCGCATGTGGATGGATAAGATTGACGATGGCGAAATTGGCTACTCCTCCCAGACGCCCTTTAGCGCCATGATTGGCGCCTACGACTGGACTTACGAAGATTTGACAGCCCAGTTCGGCAAGTTCGCCATGAAGAACGCCACCCTGGAATATGCCGGGGCAAAAAAGGCGCTGTACCAAAAGACCTGGGGAGACTACGAATTCGCCACCCGCCGCACCACAGGCTCCGGCGACATCTACCGCAGACACAGCCGTGTTACCATGTTGGATGAAGTGGATAGTTTCTATCAAGTACCCAGTTACTGGGCTCCGCAACGTTTCGGCTACAACCTGGTGCGAATCTATCCCGACTCCGCAGGAAAGGTAACCGTCAAGTTCCGCGGCATTGTGCAGGCTTCTAAACCGTCGTCTGAATTTGGTTGCCTGGGAACCGAAACTGTGTGGGAATGGTCCGATGCCCAGAACAAGTGGGTGCAAAAAAATCTCTGCAACCTGTCACCTGAAATTATGCCCGACCCTGGCTCCAGCTGGACTGTGGGACTGGTGGCCGAAGGCTCCGACGGAACGCCCCGTTACAGTGAAATGAAGTCGGGAACGGCGTTCAATCTGAGCATCGAGACCAAGGCAAACGACAAGGCCCTTTGGCTTGCGGTGACAGCTACTCCCAAGGACCTTTACACCGTTACCTGGGACCAGTTTTACTACACCATCTACAGATACCCCTACATGGTCCGTGTTGAAAACGGCAAACCGGAAGGTTATGAGGATGGGGCTTGGACGCCGACAAGTACCGCTAACTATACAAGGCATTCCAATGGCGGAGGCTGGGTAAGCTCCAAGGCAAAGGTGGCTGCTACCGCCTACGTAGGCCCCGATGCAGTTGTCAACGGGGGAACCGTTAGCGGTGAAGCCCGCATTGAAGATTACGCTGTTGTTAACGGCGGGACCATCAGCGGAAATGCGGTTGTTTCTAGACGCGCCCTGGTGACTTCGGGAACCATCAGCGATAACGCTAGATTGACGGACGACGCTTGGCTAGTTAGCGGTAGCGTTTCTGGCAACGCCAAGGTGGGCGCACTTTCTATTATCGTGAATTCTACCATCGCAGATGATGCCCAAGTTTATGGCGTCATGTGGGCGGTGGCAAGCAAGAAGCTAAGCGGAACCGCACAACTCCGTGGAGACCTTGAAAACAACTTTACCAAGGAACTGACTTCTGGCGTATTCTACGGAATGGTGGATGACGGTATGCTCAGCGATCCCGTTTATGGAGCAGGCCGTACCCAGGCTCCCGAAGATGCTACCCAACTCCCCGAAATTTCAAAGTGGTACACCATTGACGAAGATAAGGAACTTGTCGAAAATAAGGATCCCACAGGAATTGCCAATCGCGTGCGCCCGACAATAATAAAAAAGACCCAAGGCAAGTTCGATGCCATGGGCCGTAAGTTAAAAGGGCGCAAATTTAATTACTTACACTTGAAGCCCTGAAGTTCCAGGCCAGACTTCATTTCGGCATAGCTGGACTTGCGCTGCATATTCATTGCCTTGATAAAGGGGCTTTCATTTGCAGTGTGGAGTCTAAAGCCGGTAATCGTTTCTTCTACAGTACCCTTACCGCTTTGAATAAACATTTGCTTTATATGATCACGACGGTTGTCCATTTCAGGCGGAACAAAAACGTCGGTAACCAGGTCGACGTTATCGATATGGTCATCGGTAATTACAAGGGTCATCGTCACATGGTTCTGAAGGCCTCCAAACTGGCCGTTGGCGGAGCAGCTCAACTTCTG
Coding sequences:
- a CDS encoding patatin family protein; protein product: MKFGLVLEGGSRQTMFSAGVLDTWMDEGIDCFSYVAGVSAGAHAALNYITRQQGRLRFIMLPTRLQNGHKWANKYIGIHKEYYALNYDAADGKMPLDFEAYSNSKIECEIGLTCCETGRAEFMSEKNDKKRLLDLISASCALPMLFPMAPIGDKHYADGCITVPVPFERAFEKGCDKVVALSTHYPGEAVTDFRKYRAVLNPMYKRKYPDLFRALMVRLKRYDRMFLEMEKLEKQGKLFLIRPEIDLCDQFDCDMGKMNESYDHGVEYAKRRMDELKAFLQI
- a CDS encoding acyl carrier protein codes for the protein MANEEVKSKLKAFFMSDLGVDGDVLNYDTPLFGEEIGLDSVDSLEIISFVDSTFGVSMTGVGKEPFQSIDTIADFIESHK
- the fabZ gene encoding 3-hydroxyacyl-ACP dehydratase FabZ, with translation MSSMNIFEISEKIAQRPPFQMIEKVTELVPNESAVGIKNVSVNEPYFMGHFPGTPIMPGVLIVESCAQLCSLVIEKKPEDLDDKLYVLLKIDGFKFVKPVIPGDQLEIAVNKTKGGGIIVGFDCVVKVNGNLHAKGSLTFTTIPKDSLGK
- a CDS encoding SDR family NAD(P)-dependent oxidoreductase; this encodes MKVAIVTGASKGIGKACALRLARDGFTVVVNYSSSDEAAAETLDLIKAEGGDGMVYKANVADLAQVKAMVRDVFKAYGRIDVLVNNAGIVRDQYLLEISQETLDKCFDLNVKGYLYCAQTVGLKMFKQKSGVIINMSSVSSKFALPGQSVYSATKGAVNSMTQTLAKELGGWGIRVNAIAPGFIATDMIEAIPEETREGYLKNIPLKRFGTPEDVANMVSALASDQFSYVTGQVFVLDGGLSL
- a CDS encoding DUF6055 domain-containing protein — translated: MIGFKSLAVTASLISFVGVGTAFSAVTWKPVCASAGHTLLASSDHFEICKKATHDDGSANNATLDNSTAQNALNTLEHIFSVYHDSAKWMYPQPSNANEKLKSVAYLFEDSKMAALYGGGNTEACVKNGAGKDECSPGLWLGSGAFKDLWGLAHEYAHGLQSVAGWMGSNATAGWICESHANWMAHQVNPTDAHYCSEALINFPYLYYGSSRDRYCNWQFMEHLKEEFGGGWKGVQMVNRMWMDKIDDGEIGYSSQTPFSAMIGAYDWTYEDLTAQFGKFAMKNATLEYAGAKKALYQKTWGDYEFATRRTTGSGDIYRRHSRVTMLDEVDSFYQVPSYWAPQRFGYNLVRIYPDSAGKVTVKFRGIVQASKPSSEFGCLGTETVWEWSDAQNKWVQKNLCNLSPEIMPDPGSSWTVGLVAEGSDGTPRYSEMKSGTAFNLSIETKANDKALWLAVTATPKDLYTVTWDQFYYTIYRYPYMVRVENGKPEGYEDGAWTPTSTANYTRHSNGGGWVSSKAKVAATAYVGPDAVVNGGTVSGEARIEDYAVVNGGTISGNAVVSRRALVTSGTISDNARLTDDAWLVSGSVSGNAKVGALSIIVNSTIADDAQVYGVMWAVASKKLSGTAQLRGDLENNFTKELTSGVFYGMVDDGMLSDPVYGAGRTQAPEDATQLPEISKWYTIDEDKELVENKDPTGIANRVRPTIIKKTQGKFDAMGRKLKGRKFNYLHLKP
- a CDS encoding flavodoxin family protein, encoding MSDKKKVLVMVASPKNERSGTLIPTNAFVEGILEGGEFESEYIYIDRMNIKPCRGCLSCWGRPDGSCFMKDDDVPMIRKKLEEADIVIWSFPLYLFGVPGQMKCLMDRIVGMVHPYMGQRLNEPGAMDRPMHGLQNQKPGQKIILLSSCAWCDLDVVYEPIIKQFNIILGADGYTLVACPQMRALHHRGGERRLNMLRAKYKKGGLELAKTGALSKETIDLLQKPMFSEEVYKELVVQFVTHMFDRDDNF
- a CDS encoding beta-ketoacyl-[acyl-carrier-protein] synthase family protein; its protein translation is MTSNDCRCVVTGLGVICAIGNNVEETWKNALNSVSGIHKTTSVDTKNCYADLAAEVNCDSLDAIDAPEEKDRASKLCIKAANEALKDANLGNFGDDQRVAVIIGSCVGGVISVEHYHQNGRPAADIPKMPIASIASQVAETCGAGGIVTNVANACAAGTISIALACDLIRAGRADVVIAGGADSFAAVPYSGFLSLHALDENGCSPFNHCNGITLGEGAGIVVVESYEHAQKRGAKQYCEVLGSGVTSDAHHITAPREDGLCLTEAMSRAVKNSGIKKSDIGYLNAHGTGTGKNDNAEINAFGKFFAEENPTISVSSTKVMTGHCLGAAGAIEAVFSIKALTTNTVLPTLHYTAEDSEALKAKVGQMDFVQNTPKSKELNCVMSNNVAFGGTNASIVFSKMAGDVVKQPAKGKKIAVTGIGIVSPLGNSKQAYLDAVKNDAKPESASVHSTITNDDYKELGIKMAFYRKLDNLGQLQTVSGMRALQDANFSVTDDNAKDVGIIVGTSEGGLGATYDFEELIAEQGNANGSAFKFPHTVYNAAGGYLSICSGIKGYGVTITTGPVSGLDSIGYSMSVIYDGQESAMMATGSDENLPIITEFAQKLNVAADKVVAPFDDAEGFVVGDGSVSIMMETEEYAKARDAKVYCYALGYGNGRKNVKFGKVAGSGEALDNAINDALKDAGLTVADIDAVCGFADGFKTVDDIEKESLARVFGDKLETLPLFEVKERVGEGRAASATLAAAEAALLLSGEMESDNAYFVAKDGSVSRKNVDAAGLKKILVVAFATGGSYSAVVFGK
- a CDS encoding 1-acyl-sn-glycerol-3-phosphate acyltransferase, whose protein sequence is MKRILKLLAEPFMQLAVWTVIYSVRAYFFIVFRPKVTFTDPSVQSYKFKEPRIIIANHCSPCDPIMLLSLIFKNRNIVVAKDWFEMKCFHWILTRVHVIPCDRYNLDTEWALIAKKNLEAGKSVIIFPEGKCREDGLMNEFKSGFAFLARSTGVPVVCVGHDGTYKRGHRTALVFGGEEKIERVKGIPSSQHLAERSEYFRQKVWKLKQQAQGRNVNEILPPPEETPEEVTAENAAKNAEVSK